The genomic DNA TGCTGGTCCTGCTGGCAGGCTGGGCGCTCAGGGCAGCGGGCGCACGCTGAAGAGCGTGTAGAGGGCGATGGCGATGCCGCCGCCGGCAAAGCCTAGCAGGAAACGGCGGATGTCGGGCCAGAAGTCGGGTCGTTCCATGGCGCAGCGCTCCCCAGCGGGATGATTGCGCGGGGATTAGGAGCGCGGCAGCGGCGTTTCCAGTGACAAATATGGTTAGAGGCTTGGCGCTATGTGCGCCCGCGCTATCGCAGGATCGCAAGAGCGGGACTGGGTTCCCGCCTGCGCGGGAACACGGGGTAGTCGTCAACCCGCGCTGTCGTTGGCGATCAGTTTGAGTTCGGCGGGGTGGGCGCCGCTGTCCTTGTGGGCGAAGCGGCCTTCGATGCGGCTGCCCGGTTCGATCGTGATGGTGGCGTAGGTCACGTCGCCGGTGATGCGGGCGCTGCTTGCCACCACCAGTTCGTCGGCGTTGATCGATCCGTCGACCAGACCGGCGAGGCGGGCGCTTTGCGCGGTGACATGGCCGGTGATGCGGCTGTCCGGTCCCTGCACCAGCGCGGCGCAGCTTATGTCGCCATCGATCACGCCATCGACATGGAGGTCGACGCTGGCCGACAGGTTGCCGCTGATCGTCACGTCGCCGCCGATCAGCGAAAAGGGGATGGACTTACCCCCGGTGGCCGACATCGGCGAAACGGGCTGTGGCGACTTGCTGGACTTGGAGAACATCTTTGCGGGCCTCCAGGAAGGGGCGGGGATTGACGGCCTGACCGTTCAGCCGGACCTCGAAATGGAGATGGGTGCCGGTCGAGCGGCCGGTGGACCCCATGCGACCGATCGTATCGCCGCGCGCCACTTTCTCGCCGACATGGGACGCGAAGCCGGACAGGTGGGCATAGCGGGTCATGATGCCGTTGCCATGCTCCACCTCGACCACATTGCCATAGCCCTGGCGCTGACCGACATAGCTGACCTTGCCGTCGGCCGCCGCGTTGATCGGCTGGCCATAGCGGCCGGGGAAGTCGAGCCCGGCATGGAAGGCGGCATGACCGTTGAACGGGTCACGGCGATATCCATAAGAGCTGGTCAGCATCGGCGATCCGGTCGGGCGGCCCGACGGGATGGTGAGCAGGCTGCGCTCCAGAAATTCCATGCGGGACATGGCGTCGGCGAGATTTTCCAGCTCGTTCGTCATCGCGCCCTTTTCGCCCTTCCACGGCACGAAGGGGCCACCTTGCGCGCGGGCGGCGCTGCGGGCGAGGGCGTCGGGATTGAGGCCGAAGCTGCGGATGGCGGCGGCGGCCTTGTCGGCGCGGCGCTCGACCGCGTGGGTCAGCAGCAGGGCGAAGCGGCGCTGGCGCTGTTCCAGCCGGACCAGGGGCGCGGCTTCGGGCGCCATGCTGATCTTGGCGGTGAGGCGGCCCTTCTGCTCATCCTTCGCGGGACCGACCAGATCGGCGCCGGCGGCATCCTTGCCCTCTTCCGCGCCGAAATGGGTTTTGTAGAGATCGTCCATGAAGTCCTGGCGGGCTTCGAGATCCTGCGCCAGATCCTCGACCGACTTGCGATAGTCGGCGACCTTGCCGGCGGCCTTCGCGACCGACTGGCCCTGTGCGGCGAGGGCGGCACGTTCCTGCGCGACCGAAGCGTTGCCGGCCATCATCGAGACGGTGGCGCCGGCCCAGCCGATCAGGGCGGCGGAGACGAGGCCGGCGGCGGCAAGCTGCGCGCGGCGCGAAATGCGGATGAACTTCACCTGACCGCCGGATCGCAGGAAAATCTCCCGCTCAGGGCAGAGGGCGTTCAGCCGGTCGTGAAGGCCGGCGAGCCCTTTCTTCTTCTGATGCGACAATGCGACCCCGCGATTTTTATTTGCGAGTCGGGCGGGTAGCAAAGCCAGACCGGTCGCGCGAATCCGTCGTTGCGGACTCGTGACGAGTCGAAAGCCGAATGCGGTGAAATGAAGAATGGGTGTTTTGGTTCCACCCACATGACGATATTTTTCATTTTATGCCCGCTATTGGGCCGCGCGCAGATGCCCCGTGCGCAATATCGCCTCCACCTGTTCCATCGGCATCGCCGCGCCGAAATGGAAACCCTGGCCAACATGGCAGCCGCCCGCGCGCAGATAGTCGACCTGGGCCTGATTTTCGACGCCTTCCGCCACGGTGCGGATGCCCAGACTATAGGCCAGGTTCAGCACGGTGCGGACGATGGCGGCATCCTCCGGGTCGGTTTCCAGATCGCGCACGAAGCGCTGGTCGATCTTGATGACATCGATGGGGAATTGCTTGAGGTGCGACAGCGAGGCGTAGCCGGTGCCGAAATCGTCGAGCGCGATCGCCACGCCGG from Sphingobium sp. CAP-1 includes the following:
- a CDS encoding bactofilin family protein, yielding MSATGGKSIPFSLIGGDVTISGNLSASVDLHVDGVIDGDISCAALVQGPDSRITGHVTAQSARLAGLVDGSINADELVVASSARITGDVTYATITIEPGSRIEGRFAHKDSGAHPAELKLIANDSAG
- a CDS encoding M23 family metallopeptidase gives rise to the protein MSHQKKKGLAGLHDRLNALCPEREIFLRSGGQVKFIRISRRAQLAAAGLVSAALIGWAGATVSMMAGNASVAQERAALAAQGQSVAKAAGKVADYRKSVEDLAQDLEARQDFMDDLYKTHFGAEEGKDAAGADLVGPAKDEQKGRLTAKISMAPEAAPLVRLEQRQRRFALLLTHAVERRADKAAAAIRSFGLNPDALARSAARAQGGPFVPWKGEKGAMTNELENLADAMSRMEFLERSLLTIPSGRPTGSPMLTSSYGYRRDPFNGHAAFHAGLDFPGRYGQPINAAADGKVSYVGQRQGYGNVVEVEHGNGIMTRYAHLSGFASHVGEKVARGDTIGRMGSTGRSTGTHLHFEVRLNGQAVNPRPFLEARKDVLQVQQVATARFADVGHRG